A window of Cohnella herbarum contains these coding sequences:
- a CDS encoding ABC transporter permease, which produces MKGYLSVFRLRLANGLQYRSAALAGIATQFFWGFIIIMVFEAFYSQTVVTPPLSLSQVVTYVWLQQAFLAFIMLWFRDNELFQLITSGNIAYELCRPTGIYGFWYAKLLAQRLSSAVLRCSPILIVAVFLPRPYRLEWPADLTAAALFILTLLLGLFIVVAISMLIYISTFITMSSAGSLLMFGVIGEFLAGMIIPIPLMPDWLQAIVNYLPFRFTADFPFRVYSGHIPVSEALELLPLQLAWLAALVAVGKFTMGKALRRVVVQGG; this is translated from the coding sequence ATGAAGGGTTACTTATCCGTTTTCCGACTTCGGCTCGCCAATGGCCTTCAGTACCGTTCCGCGGCGCTCGCGGGAATCGCCACGCAGTTTTTCTGGGGCTTCATCATCATTATGGTGTTTGAAGCATTTTACAGCCAAACCGTCGTAACCCCGCCCCTCTCTCTGTCGCAAGTCGTCACCTATGTTTGGCTTCAACAAGCCTTTCTCGCCTTTATCATGTTATGGTTCAGAGACAACGAACTCTTCCAACTCATTACGTCGGGCAACATCGCCTATGAACTATGCCGTCCTACCGGCATTTACGGTTTCTGGTACGCCAAGCTGCTCGCTCAAAGACTATCGAGCGCCGTGCTGCGCTGTTCTCCGATTCTGATCGTCGCCGTTTTTCTGCCGCGGCCCTACCGACTTGAGTGGCCTGCCGACCTAACCGCTGCCGCGTTATTTATTTTAACGTTGCTCCTCGGCTTGTTTATCGTCGTAGCCATTTCCATGCTCATCTACATTTCGACTTTTATCACGATGTCATCCGCCGGTTCGCTGCTAATGTTCGGAGTCATCGGCGAATTTCTGGCCGGGATGATCATCCCGATTCCGCTTATGCCCGATTGGCTTCAAGCTATCGTGAACTACTTGCCTTTCCGGTTTACCGCCGATTTCCCTTTCCGGGTTTATTCCGGTCATATTCCCGTCTCCGAAGCGTTAGAGTTACTTCCGTTGCAGCTTGCATGGTTGGCCGCGCTAGTAGCCGTCGGCAAGTTCACGATGGGCAAAGCGCTTCGCAGAGTCGTCGTACAAGGAGGCTAG
- a CDS encoding cache domain-containing sensor histidine kinase, with protein sequence MSLSKRIFAAFFAFIIVPLIVLGSVSYLVFQKVTQEKYAEQTELTLKAIGRNINNMFKEANYFSDFWVTTEDSVESVEQSIDSNGGSLEIPGDSSLTPDYVQLLEKERLRQRVLLTYPGIKSVTLYRNDNQQVSVNFTKDTPLAREELESNPIYKEVLRKNGAPVWVGPNEDVKLTGENNLFTQIRVLLDIDSLTSKGILVTRFHLSELTRIFSFYSSQGKVDRRFLIVAGNGNIVFDNATVAEGEKIEKFVDTVKGIDLKSDMPQSKTLSFDGRKSLVSVQDLQLERLGVGDWKLVMVTSWQYLSGDMAMVLRWMVVITSISLVLALAFNLMFIRRTVRFIVRVVRAMRQVERGDLSTRVTVVGNDETTTLARGFNSLVTRVSELLDDVKQEQSRKRKAEMMLLQAQIKPHFLFNALESINILAVQNEGRKVSKMVQRLANIFRISIQQKEEITIEQELEHLTSYLEIQKYRFEELFEYTIDVPRELMANSILKLTLQPLVENSIQHGFEGIDYMGRIHVYAREEGRNIAFYVEDNGIGIDEEQLARFATSGMKTLQEMYEESPETGERRGLGVGNVADRLRIHYGNRYGIILCSAPGQGTVIKCLIPQNPGE encoded by the coding sequence ATGAGTTTGAGCAAACGCATTTTCGCCGCATTTTTCGCGTTTATCATCGTTCCATTAATCGTGCTGGGCAGCGTATCCTATCTTGTTTTTCAGAAGGTTACCCAGGAGAAATACGCCGAACAGACCGAATTGACGCTGAAGGCAATCGGCAGAAATATCAATAATATGTTCAAGGAAGCCAACTACTTCTCCGATTTCTGGGTAACGACGGAGGACAGCGTGGAATCCGTAGAGCAGTCGATCGACTCTAACGGAGGAAGTCTCGAAATTCCAGGCGATTCTAGCCTTACGCCGGATTACGTTCAGCTGCTAGAGAAGGAAAGGCTACGCCAGCGAGTCCTTCTCACCTATCCCGGCATTAAATCCGTAACGCTATATCGCAACGACAATCAGCAAGTATCCGTCAATTTTACGAAAGATACCCCTCTTGCCCGCGAAGAGTTGGAGAGCAACCCTATCTACAAGGAAGTATTGAGAAAAAACGGAGCGCCGGTATGGGTCGGACCGAATGAAGACGTTAAACTGACCGGAGAAAACAATCTGTTCACGCAAATCCGGGTGCTGCTGGACATCGACTCGTTGACGAGCAAGGGCATTCTGGTCACGCGTTTTCATTTAAGCGAGCTTACCCGGATATTCAGTTTCTATAGCAGCCAAGGGAAAGTCGACCGGCGATTTCTCATCGTTGCGGGGAACGGCAATATCGTCTTCGATAACGCAACGGTCGCAGAAGGCGAGAAAATCGAGAAATTCGTCGATACGGTCAAGGGAATTGACTTGAAGAGCGATATGCCGCAAAGTAAAACTTTATCCTTTGACGGTCGCAAAAGCCTTGTTTCCGTTCAAGACCTGCAGCTCGAGCGGCTCGGCGTAGGCGATTGGAAATTGGTGATGGTCACTTCGTGGCAATATTTATCCGGCGACATGGCGATGGTGCTTAGGTGGATGGTCGTCATAACGTCGATTTCCTTGGTGCTGGCGCTCGCCTTCAATTTGATGTTCATACGAAGGACGGTTAGGTTCATCGTGAGAGTCGTCAGAGCAATGCGCCAAGTGGAGCGCGGAGACCTTTCGACACGGGTAACCGTAGTCGGGAATGACGAGACGACGACGTTGGCCAGGGGTTTTAACAGTCTGGTTACGAGAGTGTCGGAGCTTCTAGACGACGTTAAGCAGGAGCAATCCCGCAAGCGCAAAGCAGAGATGATGTTATTGCAAGCGCAAATTAAGCCGCATTTTCTGTTTAACGCGCTCGAGTCGATTAATATTCTCGCGGTGCAGAACGAAGGACGCAAAGTCAGCAAAATGGTGCAGAGGCTGGCGAACATTTTCCGGATCAGCATTCAACAGAAGGAAGAAATTACGATCGAACAAGAGCTGGAACATCTTACGAGCTATTTGGAAATTCAAAAATACCGGTTCGAGGAGCTGTTCGAGTATACGATCGACGTTCCGAGAGAGCTGATGGCGAATTCCATCCTGAAATTGACGTTGCAGCCCTTGGTCGAGAACAGCATACAGCATGGATTCGAAGGGATAGATTACATGGGGCGCATTCACGTATACGCCCGGGAAGAAGGCCGTAACATCGCCTTTTACGTGGAAGACAACGGGATCGGCATCGACGAGGAGCAATTGGCAAGGTTCGCGACGAGCGGAATGAAAACCCTTCAGGAAATGTACGAGGAGTCTCCGGAAACGGGAGAACGCCGCGGTCTTGGCGTCGGCAACGTCGCCGATCGCCTTCGCATTCACTACGGGAATCGATACGGCATCATTTTGTGCAGCGCGCCAGGTCAAGGTACGGTAATTAAATGCCTTATACCGCAAAACCCGGGGGAGTGA
- a CDS encoding ABC transporter ATP-binding protein yields MITVSGISKSFRVAKRSSGVKNAVKALFRREYTEVEALNDISFSIAPGEIVGYIGPNGAGKSTTIKVMSGILVPDSGTCKIMGYTPWLDRVAYVKNIGVVFGQRSQLWWDVPVIDSFELLRDIYDVPDAEYRSNLLLLTETLDLEDILRTPVRQLSLGQRMRCEIAASLLHSPSILFLDEPTIGLDAVSKIAVREFITRINKEKGVTIILTTHDMNDIEALARRIIMIGKGSLLFDGDLQTLRDKYIGDSAETTPSIDEIIVRMYKEYQIT; encoded by the coding sequence TTGATAACGGTCAGCGGAATTAGCAAGAGCTTTAGGGTGGCGAAGAGGTCATCCGGGGTGAAAAATGCGGTTAAAGCGTTGTTTCGCAGAGAGTATACGGAGGTCGAGGCGCTTAACGACATTTCCTTCTCTATCGCCCCCGGGGAAATCGTCGGTTATATCGGACCGAACGGGGCCGGTAAATCGACGACGATCAAGGTGATGAGCGGCATTCTCGTCCCGGACTCCGGAACGTGCAAGATCATGGGCTACACGCCTTGGTTGGATAGGGTCGCGTACGTGAAAAACATCGGCGTCGTATTCGGACAGCGTTCCCAGCTGTGGTGGGACGTTCCGGTCATCGATTCCTTCGAGTTGTTAAGGGACATCTACGATGTACCGGACGCCGAATATCGCAGCAACCTCCTGCTGCTTACGGAGACGCTGGACCTCGAGGACATTCTCCGCACTCCCGTCCGTCAATTAAGCCTCGGTCAACGGATGCGTTGCGAGATCGCGGCATCGCTTCTGCACAGCCCGAGCATCCTTTTTCTCGATGAACCGACGATCGGACTCGACGCCGTTTCCAAAATCGCCGTAAGGGAATTCATCACCCGAATCAACAAGGAAAAAGGCGTTACCATCATTCTGACCACCCACGATATGAACGACATCGAGGCGCTTGCGCGCAGAATCATTATGATCGGGAAAGGCTCCCTGCTCTTCGACGGAGACTTGCAAACGTTACGCGATAAATACATCGGCGATTCCGCCGAGACGACTCCTTCCATCGATGAAATTATCGTTAGGATGTATAAGGAGTATCAGATCACATGA
- the mobA gene encoding molybdenum cofactor guanylyltransferase: MMNMMAISVAILAGGQGRRMGGLNKALLSVRGDTIIERQLREARKVSDDIIVVCQNEDMTRYLSAFETVRSIPDQYIGEGPLAGVHAGLSAATHPFVWVLGCDMPYPDFKVVRYLIERMQKGAYDAVIPYIGGRPQPLHAIYRKEFGAVAGQKLRAGERKLMALFDQANWLGIEEQELTANGFSSIFSDDIDTPEQYANANSPMTDDR; the protein is encoded by the coding sequence ATGATGAATATGATGGCCATATCGGTTGCGATCTTAGCGGGCGGTCAAGGTCGCAGAATGGGCGGCCTGAACAAAGCCTTATTGTCCGTTCGAGGCGATACGATCATCGAGCGTCAGCTTCGGGAAGCACGAAAGGTTTCGGACGATATTATCGTCGTATGTCAGAATGAAGACATGACGCGTTACTTATCGGCGTTCGAGACGGTGAGATCGATTCCGGATCAATACATCGGCGAAGGGCCTTTAGCTGGAGTACATGCAGGATTGAGCGCGGCAACTCATCCGTTCGTTTGGGTATTGGGATGCGACATGCCCTATCCCGATTTTAAGGTCGTTAGGTATTTGATAGAGCGGATGCAAAAAGGTGCTTATGATGCGGTGATCCCTTACATAGGAGGAAGACCGCAACCTTTGCACGCGATCTATCGGAAGGAGTTCGGAGCCGTCGCGGGGCAAAAGCTTCGAGCGGGCGAGCGGAAGCTTATGGCTCTGTTCGATCAGGCGAATTGGCTTGGGATCGAGGAACAGGAGTTGACGGCGAACGGATTCTCTTCGATTTTCTCCGATGACATCGATACTCCCGAGCAATATGCGAACGCGAATTCTCCTATGACGGATGATCGCTAA
- a CDS encoding ABC transporter permease, with amino-acid sequence MKLFGKYMLVLFKSQMQYRTSFWLLSFGQFFIPFSVFAGLYFMFERFGQIRGWEFYEVALVFGVIHMAFSISECLARGFDMFSSLVVNGEFDRLLVRPRSTILQVLGSKFEFTRIGRLLQSSLVLAWAISQVQAEWTLLKAMTLLFMTVSGVFIFTGIFILMATMCFWTIQGLEIANIFTDGGREMAQYPLNIYQKWVTRFFTYVIPFGCVNYFPLLYILGKTDGGSPIIYMMAPLAGCVFLVPCLLLWRFGVRHYRSTGS; translated from the coding sequence ATGAAACTGTTCGGCAAATATATGCTCGTTTTGTTCAAATCCCAGATGCAGTACCGTACTTCTTTCTGGCTGCTGTCGTTCGGCCAGTTCTTCATTCCGTTCTCCGTCTTCGCGGGGTTATATTTCATGTTCGAACGATTCGGACAAATCAGGGGATGGGAATTCTACGAGGTCGCGCTCGTCTTCGGGGTTATCCATATGGCTTTCTCGATTAGCGAGTGCTTGGCGCGAGGTTTCGATATGTTCTCGAGCCTTGTCGTGAACGGGGAGTTCGATCGCTTGCTGGTGCGTCCCCGGAGTACGATCCTGCAGGTGCTCGGCTCCAAATTCGAATTCACACGAATCGGGCGATTGTTGCAGAGTTCCCTCGTACTCGCGTGGGCGATCAGTCAAGTTCAAGCCGAATGGACATTGTTAAAAGCAATGACGCTTCTCTTCATGACCGTCAGCGGCGTGTTTATTTTCACGGGGATATTCATATTGATGGCAACGATGTGCTTCTGGACGATACAAGGCTTGGAGATTGCGAATATATTTACGGACGGCGGCAGGGAAATGGCGCAATATCCGCTGAACATCTATCAGAAATGGGTAACCCGCTTCTTCACGTACGTCATCCCGTTCGGTTGCGTGAACTACTTCCCATTATTGTACATTCTCGGTAAAACGGACGGAGGGTCCCCGATCATCTACATGATGGCGCCTCTTGCAGGCTGCGTTTTCCTCGTTCCATGTCTCTTGCTCTGGCGATTCGGCGTTCGTCATTACCGTTCGACCGGATCGTGA
- a CDS encoding ATP-dependent helicase: MNPQSQSHQHLDYFKRKETETGVFLNEVQRQAASHTEGALLLLASPGSGKTTTIIMRIGYLMEAKGVRASRIKAVTFSKASATDMKERFHRFFPELRQEIPDFSTIHSLAFEVVREHLRKQKIAYRMIEGSSDGDNEQANKTRILRDIYKNINGDFITDDQMEELTSYISFIKNKLIPMDRLSAAKCDVPKAEDIFKKYEWFKQSGTAKLLVDYDDMLTIANTALAEQPALLRQFQLRYDYVLTDESQDTSLVQHSIVEKLVREHGNLCVVADDDQSIYTWRAAEPQYLLDFKQVYPNASILKMEQNYRSSPNIVDVANRFIKRNKNRYDKNMFTSNPEHAPVTLTELPDYKYQAKYVVEKIADRVHLNEVAVLYRNNSSSIMLMNALDRAEIPFYMKDGDNRFFSHWVVEDILNFMRMTFNDKRPDLLEKVHTKFNGYITKQQMTALLELDADADESVFDRLLKYVPLQDYQHKQLEAGKATLLEMQGAPPLTAIRTIRDKLGYDKAIEKMCDRLGFRKDYLVGILNTLEEIAEPLDTMEAFAKRLKFLEKRMKESKSKKNSGAVTLSTLHSAKGLEFGCVYLIDLVEGILPSNEDIKKFEKDETEGMEEAVRLFYVGMTRAKQELELLTYKTKDGEPVKPSQFVADVRNIQNPPVEIQSKKALKTSAQARPAIPLNPNAITDRDRIVVGRKVRHVKFGNGEIILIVGDSVEIRFPSETKRLSINICMEMGLLEPEAHDPVER; this comes from the coding sequence ATGAACCCACAATCGCAATCTCATCAGCACCTAGATTATTTCAAGCGTAAAGAAACCGAAACCGGAGTTTTCTTAAACGAAGTTCAGCGGCAGGCCGCTTCCCACACGGAAGGCGCGTTGTTGCTTCTTGCTTCGCCGGGCTCCGGCAAAACGACGACGATCATCATGCGAATCGGTTACTTAATGGAAGCAAAGGGAGTACGGGCATCGCGCATTAAGGCGGTTACCTTCAGCAAAGCATCGGCGACGGACATGAAGGAGCGATTTCATCGTTTTTTCCCGGAGCTGCGCCAAGAGATTCCTGATTTCTCTACGATCCACAGCCTTGCTTTCGAAGTCGTCAGGGAGCATTTGCGCAAGCAAAAGATCGCCTATCGAATGATCGAAGGCAGTTCCGACGGGGACAATGAGCAGGCGAACAAAACAAGAATCTTAAGAGACATCTATAAGAATATTAACGGCGATTTTATTACGGATGACCAAATGGAAGAACTGACGAGTTACATTAGCTTTATTAAAAACAAGCTGATTCCGATGGATCGACTGTCGGCGGCGAAATGCGACGTTCCGAAGGCGGAGGACATTTTCAAGAAATACGAATGGTTCAAGCAATCGGGAACGGCGAAGCTATTGGTCGACTATGACGACATGCTGACGATCGCGAATACGGCGTTGGCGGAACAACCCGCGCTCCTTCGTCAGTTTCAGCTTCGGTACGATTACGTTCTGACGGATGAAAGCCAGGATACGTCGCTTGTCCAGCATTCGATCGTCGAGAAGCTCGTTCGGGAGCATGGGAATTTGTGCGTCGTAGCGGACGACGATCAGAGCATCTACACATGGCGGGCGGCCGAACCCCAATATTTGCTCGATTTTAAGCAAGTCTATCCGAATGCGTCCATTCTGAAAATGGAACAAAACTACCGGTCCTCCCCTAACATCGTGGACGTGGCTAATCGGTTTATTAAGCGCAACAAAAACCGCTACGATAAAAACATGTTCACGAGTAATCCCGAGCACGCGCCGGTTACGTTAACGGAGCTTCCCGACTACAAATACCAGGCGAAATACGTCGTCGAGAAAATCGCGGATCGGGTTCATTTGAACGAAGTAGCGGTGCTTTACCGGAATAATTCCTCATCTATTATGCTTATGAACGCGTTGGACCGAGCCGAAATTCCCTTTTACATGAAGGATGGGGATAACCGCTTTTTCTCCCATTGGGTCGTCGAAGATATTTTGAATTTCATGCGTATGACCTTCAACGACAAACGGCCGGATCTATTGGAAAAAGTTCATACGAAGTTCAACGGCTACATTACGAAACAGCAAATGACGGCGCTGTTGGAACTCGATGCGGACGCAGACGAATCCGTCTTTGACCGGTTGCTCAAGTACGTTCCTTTGCAGGATTACCAGCACAAGCAACTGGAAGCGGGCAAAGCAACGTTATTAGAGATGCAAGGAGCGCCGCCCTTAACGGCTATTCGAACGATTCGAGACAAACTCGGTTACGATAAAGCGATCGAGAAGATGTGCGATCGCCTCGGTTTTCGCAAGGATTACTTGGTCGGAATACTGAATACGCTGGAGGAAATCGCGGAGCCTCTGGACACGATGGAAGCCTTCGCTAAACGATTGAAATTTCTTGAAAAAAGGATGAAAGAATCCAAGTCGAAAAAGAATAGCGGCGCGGTAACGCTGTCTACCCTTCATAGCGCCAAGGGCTTGGAATTCGGTTGCGTGTATTTGATCGACTTGGTAGAGGGCATTCTTCCTTCGAACGAAGACATCAAGAAATTCGAGAAAGACGAGACCGAAGGGATGGAAGAGGCGGTACGTTTGTTTTACGTCGGGATGACCCGGGCGAAGCAAGAGCTGGAGCTGCTGACGTACAAAACGAAGGATGGGGAGCCGGTAAAGCCCTCGCAATTCGTCGCGGACGTTCGCAACATTCAGAATCCTCCGGTTGAAATCCAGAGTAAGAAGGCGTTGAAGACCTCCGCCCAAGCTCGTCCGGCGATCCCGCTTAATCCTAATGCGATAACCGACCGAGATCGGATTGTCGTCGGCCGAAAGGTTCGGCATGTTAAGTTCGGCAACGGCGAGATCATCCTGATCGTCGGGGATAGCGTAGAAATCCGATTTCCATCGGAGACGAAACGGTTATCGATTAATATTTGCATGGAGATGGGGTTACTGGAACCCGAAGCTCACGATCCGGTCGAACGGTAA
- a CDS encoding response regulator yields MRLKALLVDDEINILKNLKAVIPWDALDIELIGTARNGELALELAKEKRPQLILCDIRMPVMDGIEFLGALREFDTEAEVIMMTGYQDFSYVRSVIRYEVKDYILKPIDYEELVATIKRLAEGVRERSIEQYSMQQEWKQVFHLAYEKVLYDRIIDLGGTTSRPFLKFNEMDGENLAFAMMLVDVADYSKRERSWDEKERKLWNFAIHNILQENLASFGVPHSVLQVRSGEWCVLIERIPPDIYNREQSMEWAEKLRLAVESYLKLCIRIALHPTEVTLQQLAKTYKSLQRSLNLSPESNKSVILSEKVRGTADTSQLLWDRIEEMVTGLKRCDRRRTETALKELNDSFKLLPETSFERVAPIVHYLCIHLLREMRAMDVIGKEEELAIWGQIDQHHGIRETLLVINRLVDQSIESVMKKKTSDVLMISARDYIERNLSSELSIDMIAEYLGISGSYFSLLFKQHFGETFVEYVTKQRMEMAKSLLALSDKSVTLVGQMVGYIERRYFTRVFSKYTGMLPSEYRERQQNHTGAEPPAWANPKG; encoded by the coding sequence ATGAGACTTAAAGCGTTATTGGTAGACGACGAGATCAACATTTTGAAAAACTTAAAAGCGGTAATCCCGTGGGACGCTCTCGATATCGAATTGATCGGCACGGCCCGTAATGGCGAACTAGCGCTGGAACTTGCGAAGGAAAAACGTCCGCAGCTTATTCTTTGCGATATTCGGATGCCCGTTATGGACGGAATCGAATTCCTCGGGGCGTTGCGCGAGTTCGACACGGAAGCCGAAGTCATCATGATGACCGGTTATCAGGATTTCAGCTACGTACGTTCGGTAATCCGTTACGAAGTGAAGGACTACATTCTGAAGCCGATCGATTACGAAGAGCTCGTGGCAACGATCAAACGGTTGGCGGAAGGCGTACGCGAAAGAAGCATCGAGCAGTATTCCATGCAACAGGAATGGAAGCAGGTATTTCATCTGGCTTACGAGAAAGTGCTATACGATCGAATCATCGACCTCGGAGGTACGACTAGCCGGCCGTTCCTGAAGTTTAACGAGATGGACGGAGAAAATTTGGCTTTCGCGATGATGCTCGTGGACGTTGCGGACTACTCCAAGCGGGAGAGATCATGGGACGAGAAGGAACGGAAGCTGTGGAATTTCGCCATTCACAATATTTTGCAGGAAAATTTAGCGTCCTTCGGGGTTCCGCATTCCGTTCTGCAGGTTCGCAGCGGGGAATGGTGCGTCCTGATCGAGCGAATCCCGCCCGATATCTACAACAGAGAGCAAAGCATGGAATGGGCGGAGAAGCTGCGTTTAGCGGTGGAGAGTTACTTGAAATTGTGCATTCGGATTGCTCTGCATCCAACCGAAGTGACCTTGCAGCAACTAGCCAAGACATATAAGAGCTTGCAGCGCTCGCTTAACCTATCGCCCGAATCGAATAAGAGCGTAATTCTTTCGGAGAAGGTTAGGGGAACCGCGGATACGTCCCAATTGTTATGGGATCGCATCGAAGAGATGGTAACCGGTTTGAAAAGATGCGATCGTCGCAGAACCGAAACCGCGCTTAAGGAGCTCAACGATAGCTTTAAATTATTGCCTGAAACCTCTTTCGAGCGAGTTGCTCCGATCGTTCATTATTTGTGCATCCATCTGCTAAGGGAGATGAGGGCGATGGACGTAATCGGCAAAGAAGAGGAGCTCGCCATCTGGGGCCAGATCGATCAGCATCATGGCATTCGCGAGACGTTGCTCGTCATTAACCGGTTGGTGGACCAATCGATCGAGAGCGTCATGAAGAAAAAAACGAGCGACGTTCTTATGATATCGGCCAGGGATTATATCGAACGAAACCTGTCGTCGGAACTAAGCATCGACATGATCGCGGAATATTTAGGCATCAGCGGCAGCTACTTCAGCTTGTTGTTCAAGCAGCACTTCGGAGAAACCTTCGTCGAGTACGTGACGAAACAAAGAATGGAAATGGCCAAATCCCTGCTCGCCTTAAGCGACAAGAGCGTTACGCTAGTCGGCCAGATGGTCGGGTATATCGAGCGGCGATATTTCACGCGGGTATTCAGTAAATATACGGGAATGCTTCCTTCGGAATATCGGGAACGGCAACAAAATCATACCGGAGCAGAACCTCCGGCATGGGCGAATCCCAAGGGATAA
- a CDS encoding molybdopterin molybdotransferase MoeA: MQSLDKQDRFHRKAIKPEEARELLMNHIRTLPMEWIPLDESWGRRLGENVYAPHPFPPFRRSGMDGYAVRTEDLLQATPDNPARLTVLESLPGGVVPRYPLGSGQATRIMTGGMVPDGADAVVMLEMTADDERDGMPTVLIGKNARAGLNIAEIGCEIEQGELLLSEGQPIGPGETALLAACGYTQVPVFRRPRVAIFSTGSELLEVDEPLSPAKIRNSNASMLSALVKQFGGAPILLGKVPDDVKAARELVNHGLRDCDLLLTSGGVSVGDYDVMVEVLADPEAELLYNKIAMRPGSPTTAALYNDKPIVALSGNPGACFVGFHLFVAPSLKAMQGEPQPVTPSFKAFLGADFPKVNAYRRYIRARTEIREGTIWVIPNGDDKSSLMSTIVGADCLIEIPPLKAALEQGHLVTAWKLE; the protein is encoded by the coding sequence ATGCAGTCTTTAGATAAACAGGACCGATTTCACCGTAAGGCGATAAAGCCGGAAGAAGCGCGAGAGCTCCTCATGAATCATATCCGTACGCTTCCAATGGAATGGATTCCTTTGGACGAATCGTGGGGGAGGCGGCTCGGCGAAAATGTTTACGCGCCTCATCCTTTTCCGCCGTTTCGTCGATCCGGAATGGATGGATACGCGGTAAGGACCGAAGATTTGCTGCAAGCGACACCGGATAATCCTGCTAGGTTAACGGTTCTGGAGTCTTTACCGGGCGGGGTTGTGCCACGGTATCCCCTCGGTTCAGGACAAGCAACCCGGATCATGACGGGCGGAATGGTTCCCGATGGCGCGGATGCCGTCGTGATGCTGGAGATGACAGCCGACGATGAGCGGGACGGGATGCCAACCGTACTCATCGGCAAGAACGCGCGAGCGGGTCTGAACATTGCCGAGATCGGGTGCGAGATTGAGCAAGGCGAGCTGCTGCTGAGCGAAGGCCAACCGATAGGGCCGGGCGAGACCGCTCTTCTGGCCGCTTGCGGTTATACGCAAGTCCCCGTATTCCGCAGACCGAGAGTGGCTATCTTCTCTACCGGTTCGGAGTTGTTGGAAGTTGACGAGCCGTTGAGTCCCGCCAAAATCCGCAACAGTAACGCTTCGATGTTATCGGCATTAGTCAAACAATTCGGGGGAGCGCCGATTCTGCTCGGCAAAGTTCCCGATGACGTAAAGGCGGCTCGGGAGTTAGTGAATCATGGGTTGCGCGACTGCGATCTCCTGCTGACTTCAGGCGGCGTGTCCGTTGGCGACTACGACGTCATGGTCGAAGTGCTTGCCGATCCGGAAGCGGAGCTACTGTATAATAAAATCGCGATGCGTCCCGGCAGCCCGACTACGGCGGCGCTCTATAACGATAAACCGATCGTCGCGCTGTCCGGCAATCCCGGAGCGTGTTTCGTCGGTTTTCATTTATTTGTCGCTCCTTCGCTGAAGGCGATGCAAGGCGAGCCTCAGCCTGTAACGCCAAGTTTCAAGGCTTTTCTAGGCGCGGACTTTCCAAAGGTGAATGCTTATCGCAGATACATCCGCGCCAGAACCGAGATCCGGGAAGGCACGATATGGGTCATTCCGAACGGAGACGACAAGTCGAGTCTGATGTCGACGATCGTCGGTGCGGATTGCCTGATCGAAATTCCTCCGCTGAAAGCCGCGCTAGAGCAAGGGCATCTGGTCACGGCATGGAAGTTGGAGTAA
- the mobB gene encoding molybdopterin-guanine dinucleotide biosynthesis protein B produces the protein MRIIQIVGYKNSGKTTLTCELVRELGKQGRRVGTLKHDAHDFEPDVPGKDSWKHRQAGAHITAITSPSRTAWVQEQSTPIEKLVSRMESQSVDFLIIEGFKTASYPKIVLLRSEEDEELLALPNIVAVVVRESNASIEEMTNNRSVPLFVQPDTLSFGPLIEYVTNRS, from the coding sequence ATGCGCATTATTCAGATCGTTGGTTATAAAAATAGCGGAAAAACAACGCTGACGTGCGAATTAGTACGAGAACTCGGTAAGCAGGGACGACGTGTCGGCACATTGAAACACGATGCCCATGACTTCGAGCCGGACGTCCCGGGCAAAGATTCGTGGAAACATCGACAGGCGGGAGCTCACATTACGGCGATAACGTCGCCCTCTCGCACGGCTTGGGTTCAAGAACAATCGACGCCCATTGAAAAGCTAGTGTCCCGAATGGAATCCCAATCCGTAGATTTTCTAATTATCGAAGGGTTTAAGACTGCTTCATATCCTAAGATCGTATTGCTTAGAAGCGAAGAGGATGAGGAGTTGCTGGCTCTTCCGAATATAGTTGCCGTTGTCGTTCGCGAGTCGAACGCGAGCATCGAGGAAATGACGAACAATCGGAGTGTCCCGTTGTTTGTTCAACCGGACACTCTGAGTTTTGGACCTTTGATCGAATACGTTACGAATAGGAGCTAA